From the genome of bacterium, one region includes:
- a CDS encoding cell division protein ZapB — protein sequence MEELLTKLENKVKQALERIEELESQNTRLKEDNDSLVETNLRLQEELGEKEEEVGVIAELRTRLEAAEAKQELARRRIEAIIAELDEILAQSAEAHGEPVEVEANPSDEMERPVPPGIAFPVEVEEPLYAGEEELGEMSEDTFPLLDFEEGGKTPPDESGPLPEENDDFPDIEEESDSKPLGMDSPTTEEDNPEKDDDKDPFGGSF from the coding sequence GTGGAAGAGCTCCTGACGAAACTCGAAAACAAGGTCAAACAGGCACTGGAGCGGATAGAAGAGCTCGAGTCGCAGAATACTCGGCTCAAGGAGGATAACGACTCCCTGGTCGAGACCAACCTGCGCCTGCAGGAGGAGTTGGGGGAAAAGGAGGAGGAAGTCGGCGTAATAGCCGAGCTCCGCACCCGCCTGGAGGCCGCCGAGGCAAAGCAGGAGCTCGCCCGCCGGCGTATCGAGGCCATCATCGCCGAACTGGACGAAATTCTGGCACAGAGCGCTGAGGCCCACGGGGAGCCGGTCGAAGTCGAAGCGAATCCTTCCGACGAAATGGAGAGACCCGTCCCGCCGGGCATCGCGTTCCCCGTGGAGGTCGAAGAGCCGCTGTATGCCGGTGAAGAGGAACTTGGCGAGATGTCCGAGGACACCTTCCCGCTCCTGGATTTCGAGGAAGGTGGAAAAACACCCCCGGACGAATCCGGACCCCTCCCGGAGGAAAACGACGATTTCCCAGACATCGAGGAGGAGTCGGATTCCAAGCCGCTCGGCATGGACAGCCCGACAACCGAGGAAGACAACCCGGAGAAGGACGACGACAAGGACCCCTTCGGTGGCTCCTTTTGA